TCGTCGGCGGCGTCATCACGTTCTTCGCGTACAAGGCCTACCGCCGGACGCGCCAGCCCGCGCTGGGCTATCTCTCGCTGGGTTTCGGGCTCGTCACGCTCGGACTGGTCTTCGCAGGGATGCTGTACGAATACCTCGGCATGGATCTGATGACCGGCATTCTGCTCGAGAGCCTGCTGGTTCTCGCGGGATTTCTCGTGATCGCGTACTCCTTGTACGTCACGTGACGCGGGTTCCGATCCGCACGAG
This portion of the Natrinema salinisoli genome encodes:
- a CDS encoding DUF7521 family protein, whose amino-acid sequence is MWFYAAAIPTAIALAVVKTLVLVVGGVITFFAYKAYRRTRQPALGYLSLGFGLVTLGLVFAGMLYEYLGMDLMTGILLESLLVLAGFLVIAYSLYVT